Proteins encoded in a region of the Armatimonadota bacterium genome:
- a CDS encoding ParA family protein, which produces MTLPEPARLLALVNQKGGCAKTTTAVNLAACLAVSGRKTLLIDMDPQANATVSLGVDPAGLRRTVYHVLVDGERDEGDGLGLLDIIVPTTVPNLMIAPSSIDLAAAELELAPRLGRERTLRKRLGPVLDQYAYIIIDTPPSLGLLTLNSLVAADSIIIPIQTHYYALLGMRQLLRTLKMVREEVGHNVEILGVLPTMYDSRTNISKEIVQGIKDFFGDKVFQTTIHFNIKLVESSMVGVPLFIHHPQSRGAQEYMELAREVMRLEERTRGAAART; this is translated from the coding sequence GTGACCCTACCTGAACCTGCGCGCCTGCTGGCCCTGGTCAACCAGAAGGGCGGCTGCGCGAAAACCACCACCGCCGTGAACCTGGCCGCCTGCCTCGCGGTCAGCGGGCGGAAGACCCTTCTCATCGACATGGATCCCCAGGCCAACGCCACGGTCAGCCTGGGCGTGGATCCGGCCGGCCTGCGCCGGACCGTCTACCACGTCCTGGTGGACGGCGAGCGAGACGAGGGCGACGGGCTGGGGCTGCTGGATATCATCGTGCCCACCACGGTCCCGAACCTGATGATCGCCCCGAGTTCCATCGACCTGGCCGCGGCCGAGCTGGAGCTGGCGCCGCGCCTGGGCCGGGAGCGTACCCTGCGCAAGCGGTTGGGGCCGGTGCTGGACCAGTACGCCTACATCATCATCGACACCCCGCCCAGCCTCGGCCTGCTCACCCTGAACTCGCTGGTCGCCGCGGACAGCATCATCATCCCCATCCAGACCCACTACTACGCGCTGCTGGGGATGCGCCAGCTGCTGCGGACGCTGAAGATGGTGCGGGAAGAGGTCGGCCACAACGTGGAGATCCTGGGCGTGCTGCCGACGATGTACGACTCGCGGACGAACATCAGCAAAGAGATCGTCCAGGGCATCAAGGATTTCTTCGGGGACAAGGTCTTTCAGACGACCATCCACTTCAACATCAAACTGGTCGAGTCGTCGATGGTGGGCGTGCCGCTCTTTATCCATCACCCTCAGAGCCGCGGCGCGCAGGAGTACATGGAGCTCGCCCGGGAGGTCATGCGGCTTGAAGAGAGAACGCGAGGAGCTGCGGCGCGGACTTAG
- the mnmA gene encoding tRNA 2-thiouridine(34) synthase MnmA, translating to MARWAVAMSGGVDSAVAAALLAAEGHEVIGITMNLWPAWLPSPDRAVRTCCGVSAIADARAVAARLGIRHYVLNMREEFEAAVIAPFAAEYARGRTPNPCIACNQAVKFSLLLRKVTALGCEGLATGHYARVRFDDASGRYHLLRGRDRRKDQSYVLYGLTQEQLARLRLPVGEFDKEAVRALAREFGLPVADKPDSQEICFVPAGSYHDVVGRLRPDALRPGPILDTRGRVLGTHRGIARYTVGQRRGLNLAVGEPVYVVALDPDRNAVIVGGAEELVCDELTASGMNWIACADLAGERQVTARLRHAAPDVEAVVRPGPGPAEAVIRFLHPQRPAAPGQAVVLYEGDRVLGGGVITRVRTGAPVVA from the coding sequence GTGGCGCGGTGGGCCGTCGCGATGAGCGGCGGGGTGGACAGTGCGGTGGCCGCGGCGCTGCTGGCGGCGGAGGGGCACGAGGTCATCGGGATCACGATGAACCTGTGGCCGGCGTGGCTGCCTTCCCCCGACCGCGCCGTGCGGACCTGCTGCGGCGTCTCCGCGATCGCCGACGCCCGGGCCGTGGCCGCGCGATTGGGCATCCGTCACTACGTCCTGAACATGCGCGAGGAGTTCGAAGCGGCGGTCATCGCCCCGTTCGCCGCGGAGTACGCGCGGGGACGGACTCCCAACCCCTGCATCGCCTGCAACCAGGCGGTCAAGTTCTCGCTGCTGCTGCGCAAGGTCACCGCGCTGGGCTGCGAGGGCCTGGCCACCGGTCACTACGCGCGCGTGCGCTTTGACGACGCCTCCGGACGCTACCACCTCCTGCGCGGGCGGGACCGGCGCAAGGACCAGTCCTACGTCCTCTACGGCCTTACCCAGGAGCAGCTGGCGAGGCTGCGGTTGCCCGTCGGCGAGTTCGATAAAGAGGCGGTACGGGCGCTGGCGAGGGAGTTCGGGCTGCCGGTGGCGGACAAGCCGGACAGTCAGGAGATCTGTTTCGTGCCCGCGGGATCCTACCACGACGTGGTGGGCCGCTTGCGGCCCGACGCGCTGCGGCCGGGCCCGATCCTCGATACCCGCGGCCGCGTCCTGGGCACCCATCGGGGCATCGCCCGCTACACCGTCGGGCAGCGGCGGGGGCTCAACCTGGCCGTCGGCGAGCCCGTCTACGTCGTAGCCCTCGATCCCGACCGCAACGCGGTGATCGTCGGCGGGGCGGAGGAACTGGTCTGCGACGAGCTCACCGCCTCGGGGATGAACTGGATTGCCTGTGCGGACCTCGCCGGCGAGCGACAGGTCACGGCCCGGCTCCGGCACGCCGCGCCGGACGTGGAGGCCGTGGTGCGCCCGGGTCCGGGTCCGGCAGAGGCGGTGATTCGCTTTCTCCACCCGCAGCGGCCGGCCGCCCCGGGCCAGGCGGTCGTCCTCTACGAGGGCGACCGCGTGCTGGGCGGAGGAGTCATCACCCGGGTCCGGACCGGCGCCCCGGTCGTGGCCTGA
- a CDS encoding fructose-1,6-bisphosphatase yields MRITVSVIKADIGAVGGHTQPSTEALAVVRDRVLRERGRLLIDAFVCHAGDDIGIVMSHTRGTDNPDIHQLAWEAFLAATDTAKAQGLYGAGQDLLKEAFSGNVRGLGPGSAEIEFEERPSEALMVLLGDKCGPGAFNLPLYLAFADPMYSPGLMLSEGLHDGFTFHIMDMDHTEGDRLIVLEAPERLYDIAALLRDTNRYAIEAIWSRKYPQEQAVAVGTTRLRNIAGRYVGKDDPPAVVRVQKIFPATEEFGPAFAVGAFVGGDTRGSHNLPLMPVPVNTPASTFFCVPMVCALGFSMHEGRFTGPVDLFADPFWTRVRERIADKAAEMRRQGFFEPAMLPMSELEYGGIVSRLRRLEALWRVRNGAREVAPPRVEAGVQGEDPD; encoded by the coding sequence ATGCGTATCACGGTCAGCGTGATCAAGGCCGACATCGGCGCGGTGGGCGGTCACACCCAGCCCAGCACCGAGGCCCTGGCGGTGGTGCGCGACCGCGTGCTCCGCGAGCGCGGACGGTTGCTGATCGACGCCTTCGTCTGCCACGCCGGAGACGACATCGGGATCGTGATGAGCCACACCCGCGGGACCGACAATCCCGACATCCACCAGCTGGCCTGGGAAGCGTTCCTCGCCGCCACCGACACGGCCAAGGCTCAGGGGCTGTACGGCGCCGGGCAGGATCTGCTGAAGGAGGCCTTCTCCGGCAACGTCCGCGGACTGGGGCCGGGCAGCGCCGAGATCGAGTTCGAAGAACGGCCCAGCGAAGCGCTGATGGTCCTCCTCGGCGACAAGTGCGGTCCGGGCGCCTTCAACCTTCCCCTCTACCTGGCCTTTGCCGATCCCATGTACTCCCCGGGCCTGATGCTCTCCGAAGGCCTGCACGACGGCTTCACCTTCCACATCATGGACATGGACCACACCGAGGGCGACCGGCTGATCGTGCTCGAGGCGCCGGAGCGGCTCTACGACATCGCCGCGCTGCTGCGCGACACCAACCGGTACGCCATCGAAGCGATCTGGTCCCGCAAGTACCCCCAGGAGCAGGCCGTGGCCGTGGGCACGACGCGCCTGCGGAACATCGCCGGACGCTATGTGGGCAAGGACGATCCTCCGGCGGTGGTGCGGGTGCAGAAGATCTTTCCGGCCACCGAGGAGTTCGGCCCGGCCTTTGCCGTCGGCGCCTTCGTCGGCGGGGACACCCGGGGCAGCCACAACCTCCCGCTCATGCCCGTCCCCGTGAACACGCCGGCCTCCACCTTCTTCTGCGTTCCCATGGTCTGCGCGCTGGGCTTCTCCATGCACGAGGGCCGCTTCACCGGACCGGTCGACCTCTTCGCCGATCCCTTCTGGACCCGCGTGCGGGAGCGCATCGCGGACAAGGCGGCGGAGATGCGCCGGCAGGGGTTCTTCGAGCCGGCGATGCTGCCCATGTCGGAGCTGGAGTACGGCGGGATCGTCTCGCGGCTGCGCCGGCTGGAGGCGCTGTGGCGCGTGCGCAACGGCGCCCGCGAAGTTGCGCCGCCGCGGGTCGAGGCGGGGGTGCAGGGGGAAGATCCGGACTGA
- a CDS encoding CCA tRNA nucleotidyltransferase has product MAGVPSSRREQATELVRQLRRRGHQAYWVGGCVRDLEMGREPHDYDIATDALPSRLLEYFPGALSVGARFGVVVVPRDGHHFEISTFRAEGPYLDGRRPSVVEFVDARTDVQRRDFTVNGLLHDPLTGTTIDYVGGREDIARRLVRAIGDPQQRFREDRLRMLRAVRLACELGFEIEPATFAAIRAEADAVLQVSAERIRDELLRILVSPQRGRGLRLLQESGLLRAILPEVEATVGVAQPEEFHPEGDVFTHTVLVLEHLRDPHPVLAVAALLHDVGKPSTLVRGDRIRFHGHAEVGARLAEAIGRRLRLPGDDVDRIVALVADHLRVKDLPKMRPARAARFLLRADAPDHLELHRADCLGSHGDLSVYEWAVAAREAYLRTPPPAAPLLTGDDLIAMGYRPGPRFREMLEAVRDGQLEGTLRSAADARAFLLRTYGPGEGSSTPEGKPIGRGDRSA; this is encoded by the coding sequence ATGGCCGGCGTCCCAAGCAGCCGACGTGAGCAGGCGACCGAACTGGTCCGGCAGTTGCGCCGGCGCGGTCACCAGGCGTACTGGGTCGGCGGCTGCGTGCGTGATCTGGAGATGGGGCGCGAGCCCCACGACTACGACATCGCCACCGATGCCCTCCCCTCCCGGCTGCTGGAGTACTTTCCCGGGGCGCTTTCCGTCGGCGCCCGGTTCGGCGTGGTCGTCGTCCCCCGGGACGGCCACCACTTTGAGATCTCCACCTTCCGCGCCGAAGGGCCCTACCTGGACGGCCGGCGGCCCAGTGTGGTGGAGTTCGTCGACGCCCGCACCGACGTCCAGCGCCGCGACTTCACCGTCAACGGGCTCCTCCATGACCCGCTGACGGGGACGACCATCGACTACGTCGGCGGACGCGAGGACATCGCCCGGAGGTTGGTGCGGGCCATCGGCGACCCCCAACAGCGCTTCAGGGAGGACCGCCTGCGCATGCTCCGGGCGGTGCGCCTGGCCTGCGAGCTCGGGTTCGAGATCGAGCCGGCCACCTTCGCCGCGATCAGGGCGGAGGCCGACGCCGTCCTGCAGGTCAGCGCCGAGCGGATCCGCGACGAGCTCCTCAGGATCCTGGTGTCCCCGCAGCGGGGACGGGGGCTGCGACTCCTGCAGGAGAGCGGGCTGCTGCGCGCCATCCTCCCCGAGGTGGAGGCCACGGTGGGCGTGGCGCAGCCGGAGGAGTTCCACCCCGAAGGCGACGTGTTCACCCATACCGTGCTGGTTCTCGAGCACCTCCGCGACCCCCACCCGGTGCTGGCCGTGGCGGCGCTGTTGCACGACGTGGGCAAGCCCTCCACCTTGGTGCGCGGGGACCGGATCAGATTTCACGGCCATGCCGAGGTCGGAGCGCGTCTGGCCGAGGCGATCGGCCGGCGCCTGCGTCTGCCCGGGGACGACGTGGATCGCATCGTGGCGCTGGTGGCGGACCACCTGCGGGTGAAGGACCTGCCGAAGATGCGTCCGGCCAGGGCCGCGCGGTTCCTTCTCCGGGCGGACGCCCCGGACCATCTGGAACTCCACCGTGCGGACTGCCTGGGCAGCCACGGCGATCTCAGCGTGTACGAGTGGGCGGTGGCGGCCCGCGAGGCCTACCTGCGCACCCCGCCCCCGGCCGCCCCGCTGCTCACGGGGGACGATCTCATCGCCATGGGGTACCGTCCGGGGCCGCGGTTCAGGGAGATGCTGGAGGCGGTGCGGGACGGACAACTGGAGGGGACCCTGCGGAGCGCGGCCGACGCCCGGGCCTTCCTCCTACGCACCTACGGTCCCGGAGAGGGTTCATCCACTCCGGAGGGGAAACCCATCGGTCGGGGTGATCGGAGTGCGTGA